The Dyella sp. 2HG41-7 sequence TCTGGTGGTGAAAGGCGGTGGTCATAGTTATCAGGGCACCTCGGATGCGCCCGATTCCTTGCTGGTGTGGACGCGGCATATGAATGCGGTAACGCTGCATGATGCGTTCGTGGCGCACGGTTGCGAGGGCATGCATCCGCCACAGCCGGCGGTAAGCGTACAATCGGGCGCGATGTGGATCGACGCGTACGACGCGGTCACCACGCATGGCGGTCGCTATGTGCAAGGCGGCGGATGCACCACGGTCGGCGTGGCCGGGTTGATCCAGAGCGGCGGCTTCGGCAGCTTCTCCAAAAATTTCGGCACGGCGGCGTCCGGATTGATCGAAGCCGAGATTGTTACGGCCGACGGCGTGGCTCGCATCGCCAATGCGTGCACGAATCCGGATCTGTTCTGGGGCATCAAGGGCGGCGGTGGCGGCAGTCTCGGCGTAGTGACGCGCTTGACGCTACGCACGCATGCATTGCCGGAGTTTTTCGGCGCCGTGTTCGGCGAAATCAAAGCTGCGTCGGACGATGCGTATCGCGCGCTTATCGCGAAGATCGTGAGCTTCTATCAAAGCGATTTGTTCAATCCGCATTGGGGCGAGCAAATCGCTTTTCGCGGCGACAACGTGTTGCGCATTTCCATGGTGTTTCAGGGATTGACGCAACAACAGGCGCAAACGATATGGCAGCCGTTTCTCGATTGGGTCCATGCGCAACCGGAATACGCCCTTGCCAAGCCCATGCTGGTGGTGGCAGTGCCTGCGCAGCATTTTTGGGATGCCGATTTCGCTCGCCAACATTTTCCGGGCGTGATGGTCGACGACGATCGAGAAGGTGCGCCACGCAACCATGTGTTATGGGCGGGCGATCAGGGGCAGGTGGGTTGGTTTATTCACGGCTTCCAATCCGCGTGGTTGCCTGCCTCGTTGCTGCGCCAAGACCGGCAGGCGTCATTCGCGGAATCGATCTTTGCGTGCTCTCGCATTTGGGATGTCGAGTTTCATGTCAATAAGGGTCTCGCTGGTGCGCCGGCCGAAGCTATCGCTGCCTCGCGCGATACGGCTACTAATCCGCAAGTGCTCGACGCGTTTGCGCTCGCCATCATTGCCGGCAATGGTCCTCCTGCTTATGCAGGGATGCCTGGTCCTGGGCCTGATCTGGCGCATGGGCGCGACGAGGCGGCGTCCATCGACCGCGCCATGGCCGCGCTATTGAAATCGGCTCCCGATGCCGGCGCCTATGTTTCGGAAAGCAATTATTTCCAACGCGATTGGCAGACCGCCTTTTGGGGAACGAATTATCCGAAGCTTGCGGCGGTGAAGCGGAAATACGATCCGGAAGGATTGTTCTTTGTGCATCACGGCGTGGGAAGCGAAGCGTGGAGCGCGGACGGGTTTACGCATTTGTCATCGTCGTAATAAGTCGCGGTCGTTCGTGATTGTCTTCACGTATTAGGGCCTGTTCACACTATTTGCGTAGCCCGCGCCGGGAGCTGTTTGCACGCCAGCCAAGGAAGAGCGAGGGAGTGTACGTCCGTACACGACTGAGCGATGACGCCGGATGGCGGGCAAACAGACCCTGCCCTTCGGGTTGCCATTGAGTGGCCGCCATGCGGCAGCGCGCGGCTTGGCTTGACAGCCGTCAAGCCGGCACCTCGCACTACCACCTGTCGGCCACTCAACGGCAACGCGGGCTACGCAAA is a genomic window containing:
- a CDS encoding FAD-binding oxidoreductase, giving the protein MNRRELLKAALAIPFLPGMMTGGLGSAWAATGKKVSRLFRSRVRPGQPGWPTPAQWGELNHSVGGRLQALQSPFAHCSASDAACAEALKHIKNPFYIGDQPALTQTSGWVDAWRSQPSVYAVVAQNTADVVAAVNFAREHHLRLVVKGGGHSYQGTSDAPDSLLVWTRHMNAVTLHDAFVAHGCEGMHPPQPAVSVQSGAMWIDAYDAVTTHGGRYVQGGGCTTVGVAGLIQSGGFGSFSKNFGTAASGLIEAEIVTADGVARIANACTNPDLFWGIKGGGGGSLGVVTRLTLRTHALPEFFGAVFGEIKAASDDAYRALIAKIVSFYQSDLFNPHWGEQIAFRGDNVLRISMVFQGLTQQQAQTIWQPFLDWVHAQPEYALAKPMLVVAVPAQHFWDADFARQHFPGVMVDDDREGAPRNHVLWAGDQGQVGWFIHGFQSAWLPASLLRQDRQASFAESIFACSRIWDVEFHVNKGLAGAPAEAIAASRDTATNPQVLDAFALAIIAGNGPPAYAGMPGPGPDLAHGRDEAASIDRAMAALLKSAPDAGAYVSESNYFQRDWQTAFWGTNYPKLAAVKRKYDPEGLFFVHHGVGSEAWSADGFTHLSSS